In Anabaena sphaerica FACHB-251, a genomic segment contains:
- the mgtE gene encoding magnesium transporter translates to MLTQEVRNSLDLADLNQLKCDLNNLQPVDVGEYISLLPEKQRAIAFRLLNKSQAIDAFEYLPTEVQEELINSLHDAQVVHLVEEMSPDERAYLFDELPAGVVKRLLQQLSPEQRQATATILGYPEGTAGRVMTTEYVRLRQGLTVGEALTKIRLQDEDKETIYYAYVTDDNRTLVSVVSLRQLLFTFPDVLIKDIASSHVVKVRTETLQEEVARIMQRYDLIAMPVVDREDRLVGIITIDDVIDILEEEATEDIQKLAGVSGDEEALSPPHVTIRKRLPWLLGIMGLYIGAASAIAPFQQVIAAVPVLAVIMPIFSNTGGTVGIQALTVTIRGLGVGEVTPKDTAKILRKELLAGLGTALALCITMMLLSLIWAKPHERWVALVAGAVMATNTMVAVSLGTLLPMGLQRLKLDPALMSGPLVTTLLDTIGFLTFLSMISIALKVFNLQS, encoded by the coding sequence ATGCTCACACAGGAAGTTCGCAATTCATTGGATCTTGCTGACTTAAACCAGTTGAAATGTGATTTAAATAATCTACAACCCGTGGATGTAGGGGAATATATATCACTCTTACCAGAAAAACAAAGGGCGATCGCATTTCGTTTACTTAACAAATCTCAAGCCATAGATGCCTTTGAATATTTACCCACAGAAGTACAAGAAGAACTGATAAATTCTTTACATGATGCCCAAGTAGTACATCTTGTAGAAGAAATGAGTCCTGATGAAAGGGCATACTTGTTTGATGAACTACCAGCAGGAGTAGTCAAACGGTTATTACAACAACTCAGTCCTGAACAAAGACAAGCAACCGCAACAATTCTTGGCTATCCAGAAGGGACTGCTGGCCGGGTAATGACAACTGAATATGTGCGGCTGCGTCAAGGTTTGACTGTGGGTGAAGCCTTAACTAAAATTCGCTTGCAAGATGAAGATAAAGAAACAATTTACTACGCTTATGTTACCGATGATAATCGCACTTTGGTTAGTGTTGTGTCCTTGCGTCAATTATTATTTACTTTTCCAGATGTCTTAATTAAAGATATTGCCAGCAGTCATGTCGTTAAAGTGAGAACTGAAACCCTACAGGAAGAAGTTGCTCGCATTATGCAGCGTTACGATTTAATTGCTATGCCTGTAGTTGACAGGGAAGATAGATTAGTAGGCATTATTACTATTGATGATGTCATTGATATTTTAGAAGAAGAAGCCACAGAAGATATCCAAAAATTGGCGGGGGTGAGTGGTGACGAAGAAGCTTTGTCTCCTCCCCATGTTACCATTCGCAAACGGTTGCCTTGGTTATTGGGTATTATGGGATTGTATATAGGTGCTGCTAGTGCGATCGCTCCCTTTCAACAAGTAATTGCTGCTGTACCAGTCCTCGCTGTAATTATGCCGATATTTTCTAACACAGGTGGGACTGTAGGTATTCAAGCTTTAACCGTGACAATTCGCGGTTTGGGTGTAGGGGAAGTCACACCCAAAGACACTGCCAAAATTCTCCGCAAAGAACTTTTAGCTGGTTTAGGTACAGCCCTGGCTTTATGTATAACCATGATGTTACTTTCTCTAATTTGGGCTAAACCTCACGAAAGATGGGTGGCTTTGGTTGCGGGAGCAGTTATGGCAACGAATACAATGGTTGCTGTTAGCTTGGGAACTTTGCTACCAATGGGATTACAACGACTCAAGTTAGATCCTGCCTTGATGAGTGGTCCCTTAGTAACAACGTTACTGGATACTATTGGCTTTTTAACCTTCCTCAGCATGATTTCTATTGCTTTGAAAGTATTTAATTTACAATCGTGA
- a CDS encoding CAP family protein, which translates to MSKLFATLTLTTGTALTLILMGIAPSQFAGIIPLESISSNPALAQTGINLTSLRSASLSKHNGYRSIHRSPALTTSNSLDNTAQTWAQYLATNGVFEHSTPSQRNNAGENLYVSYTTASSVDSTTLSNTAVKKWYDEVSAYNYSNPGFSSQTGHFTQVVWKSSTQLGCGAAQGVKTINGTKYNAFYVVCQYAPAGNVQGQFPANVLKP; encoded by the coding sequence ATGAGTAAATTATTTGCAACTCTAACACTGACAACTGGTACAGCTTTAACTCTCATCCTAATGGGAATAGCTCCCTCTCAATTCGCTGGGATAATTCCATTAGAGTCTATCAGTAGTAACCCCGCTCTAGCGCAGACAGGGATTAACCTAACAAGTCTGCGTAGTGCTTCTCTCTCTAAGCATAACGGTTATCGCTCCATACATCGTAGCCCTGCTCTGACTACAAGTAATTCTCTTGATAACACCGCTCAAACTTGGGCCCAATACTTAGCAACCAATGGAGTGTTTGAACACAGTACCCCCAGCCAACGCAATAATGCTGGAGAAAATTTGTATGTTTCATATACTACAGCATCCTCAGTAGACTCAACCACCCTGTCCAACACAGCAGTGAAGAAGTGGTACGATGAAGTTTCAGCCTACAACTATTCAAATCCAGGGTTTTCCAGCCAAACTGGGCATTTTACCCAGGTAGTCTGGAAGAGCAGTACCCAATTAGGTTGTGGTGCGGCACAGGGCGTTAAAACCATTAATGGAACTAAGTATAACGCCTTCTATGTGGTCTGCCAGTATGCTCCCGCTGGTAATGTGCAAGGGCAATTTCCTGCTAACGTGCTGAAACCCTAG
- a CDS encoding aspartate carbamoyltransferase catalytic subunit: MPTTTWNRHHILSLADFTTAEYNAVLQTAASFQEVLSRRTKKVPTLQGQVVANLFFEPSTRTRSSFEIAAKRLSADTLNFAAATSSMTKGETILDTAKTYLAMGTDIMVIRHKEAGVPQAIAQEMDRLGVKVSVLNAGDGQHEHPSQGLLDLFTICSLIDPAQPRIELLEGKKIAIVGDILHSRVARSNIWSLTASGAEVHLAAPPTLLPKFFAEYLGATDSENLKSKRLFTHWQLEPALENADFVMTLRLQKERMTAHLLPSLREYHQLFGITRNKLKLCKPNVKVLHPGPVNRGVEISSDLMDDPEFSLIQDQVTSGVAVRMALLYFIGSGRA, from the coding sequence ATGCCTACTACTACTTGGAATCGTCATCACATTCTTTCCCTAGCTGACTTCACAACCGCTGAATATAACGCGGTTTTGCAAACTGCGGCTTCGTTTCAAGAGGTGCTATCACGCAGAACAAAGAAAGTACCCACTTTACAGGGACAGGTGGTGGCAAATTTATTTTTTGAACCTTCTACCCGCACCCGTAGTAGTTTTGAAATTGCTGCTAAAAGGTTAAGTGCAGATACGCTCAATTTTGCTGCGGCTACTTCTTCCATGACTAAAGGAGAGACGATTTTAGATACTGCTAAAACCTATTTAGCGATGGGTACGGATATTATGGTGATCCGTCATAAAGAAGCAGGAGTACCGCAAGCGATCGCTCAAGAAATGGATCGTTTAGGTGTAAAAGTCAGCGTCTTAAATGCTGGTGATGGACAACATGAACATCCATCCCAAGGATTACTTGATTTATTTACAATTTGTAGTTTAATTGACCCTGCACAACCCAGAATTGAATTATTAGAAGGTAAAAAAATCGCCATTGTTGGAGATATTTTACACTCTCGTGTTGCCCGTTCTAATATTTGGAGTTTAACCGCTAGTGGTGCAGAGGTTCATTTAGCAGCACCTCCCACATTATTACCGAAATTCTTTGCTGAATATTTAGGTGCAACAGACTCAGAAAACTTGAAATCAAAACGTTTATTTACTCATTGGCAGCTAGAACCAGCCTTAGAAAACGCAGATTTTGTGATGACATTGCGTTTACAAAAAGAACGGATGACAGCACATTTATTACCGAGTTTAAGGGAATATCATCAATTATTTGGGATTACTAGAAATAAGTTAAAACTCTGTAAACCTAATGTTAAAGTTTTGCATCCAGGACCAGTAAATCGGGGTGTAGAAATTAGCTCTGATTTAATGGATGATCCTGAATTTAGCTTAATTCAAGATCAAGTAACTAGTGGTGTTGCTGTGAGGATGGCACTGTTGTATTTTATCGGTAGTGGTAGGGCGTAA
- a CDS encoding ADP-ribosylglycohydrolase family protein, with product MDAIFADRIRGVLFGQAVGDALGFGTEFLARSEVIFTYPHGLTNYSQIRYFSRITNKFEQVDDWRWKPGDWTDDTDQMLCILDSLLAQKQVNIQDIATRFQDWAIIDGFGIGGTVYKMVHHPEFLRDPHRVAEEYWRSKNRETAANGGVMRTSVLGIWEYFDADKVRNNAENVCKITHADPRCVASCVAVSLAISHLIQGVEDVNLLVDEIANDVKSFHPEIEESFHKAKADSLDDLDLDEGLNANESYRLSYTLKTLGAGFWALLHAENFAEGILAIIQEGGDADTNAAVAGALLGAKFGYQGIDNKWIEGLVYQQELDARVDDLIRLIDE from the coding sequence ATGGATGCCATATTTGCTGATAGAATTCGTGGAGTTTTATTTGGTCAAGCCGTTGGAGATGCACTAGGTTTTGGAACTGAGTTTTTAGCTCGTTCTGAAGTAATATTTACATATCCTCATGGATTAACAAACTACTCACAAATCAGATATTTTTCGAGAATTACTAACAAATTTGAACAAGTTGATGATTGGAGATGGAAACCTGGAGACTGGACTGATGATACTGACCAAATGCTTTGTATTCTTGATAGTTTATTAGCACAAAAACAAGTTAATATTCAAGATATTGCTACTCGTTTTCAAGATTGGGCTATTATTGATGGTTTTGGTATTGGTGGTACAGTTTACAAAATGGTTCATCATCCAGAATTTTTGCGAGATCCTCATCGTGTAGCTGAAGAATATTGGCGGTCTAAAAATCGGGAAACAGCAGCTAACGGGGGAGTAATGCGGACTTCAGTATTAGGAATATGGGAATATTTTGACGCGGATAAAGTTCGTAATAACGCTGAAAATGTATGTAAAATAACCCATGCAGATCCTCGTTGTGTTGCTTCCTGTGTTGCTGTTTCTTTAGCAATTAGTCACCTGATACAAGGTGTAGAAGATGTGAATTTATTGGTTGATGAAATAGCGAATGATGTCAAATCATTCCATCCAGAGATAGAAGAATCCTTTCACAAAGCAAAAGCAGATTCATTAGATGATTTAGACTTAGATGAAGGTTTGAATGCTAACGAAAGTTATAGGTTAAGCTATACATTAAAAACCTTGGGGGCTGGTTTTTGGGCTTTACTTCATGCTGAAAACTTTGCAGAAGGTATTCTTGCCATTATTCAAGAAGGGGGAGATGCAGATACAAATGCTGCTGTCGCTGGTGCATTGTTAGGGGCAAAATTTGGTTATCAAGGAATTGATAATAAATGGATAGAAGGTTTAGTTTATCAACAGGAATTAGACGCTAGAGTAGATGATTTAATTAGGTTAATTGATGAATGA
- a CDS encoding Uma2 family endonuclease, which yields MTAITINLNPIVRFTDDQFYQLCRENPEVKFERSAKGELLIMSPTGGETGKSNSEINADFVIWNRQNKLGVCFDSSTCFKLPNGANRSPDVAWIKKERWDSLTIEEKTKFPPIAPDFVLELMSPTDSLQETQKKMQEYIDNGVKLGWLINPKRRQVEIYRLGKPIEILTSPSELSGEDILPGFILNMAIVW from the coding sequence ATGACAGCTATCACCATTAATTTAAACCCTATTGTCAGATTTACCGACGATCAATTTTATCAACTATGTCGGGAAAACCCAGAAGTCAAATTTGAGAGGAGTGCAAAAGGAGAATTATTAATCATGTCACCAACAGGAGGAGAAACTGGAAAAAGCAACTCAGAAATTAACGCTGATTTTGTAATTTGGAACCGCCAAAATAAACTAGGAGTTTGTTTTGATTCTTCCACCTGCTTTAAATTGCCTAATGGTGCAAATCGTTCTCCTGATGTAGCTTGGATAAAAAAAGAAAGATGGGATAGTTTAACAATAGAAGAAAAAACAAAATTTCCTCCGATTGCGCCTGATTTTGTTTTAGAATTAATGTCACCTACAGATAGCTTGCAAGAAACCCAAAAGAAAATGCAAGAATATATAGATAACGGTGTAAAATTAGGTTGGTTAATTAATCCGAAAAGGCGACAAGTAGAAATTTATCGTTTAGGTAAACCGATAGAAATATTAACCTCACCGTCAGAATTATCAGGAGAAGATATTTTACCAGGATTTATTTTAAATATGGCAATAGTTTGGTAA
- a CDS encoding type II toxin-antitoxin system VapB family antitoxin: MSGYSDQSAVIAEALKQYIQRRKQQEINYRTIWYN, encoded by the coding sequence CTGAGTGGTTATAGTGATCAAAGTGCTGTAATTGCAGAAGCTTTAAAACAGTATATACAACGGCGAAAACAGCAGGAGATTAATTATAGAACTATTTGGTATAATTGA
- the pheT gene encoding phenylalanine--tRNA ligase subunit beta, which produces MRISLNWLRELVEIKLTPEELAETLTMAGFEVEDIEDRRTWADGVVIGKVLERQPHPNADKLSVCTVDIGASETLNIVCGAANVRADIYVPVATTGTYLPNIDLKIKPAKLRGVPSNGMICSLKELGLPTDVDGIHIFTPENLSLGSDVRPLLGLDDVILDVTATANRADALSMVGIAREVAALTGGKLSIPQPEAVTINKSAGNLTLKISETKACPAYIGTVVEQIKIAPSPEWLQQRLRSAGVRPINNVVDITNYVLLERGQPLHAFDQERLKSVAGSENLTIGVRFAEAGETLKTLDGQTRTLSTQNLLITANNKAVALAGVMGGEETEVHEGTQSLVLEAALFESVAIRRSSRSVGLRSEASGRYERGVNRAELEIACNRALSLITELADGVIVQQEIADTRPDPANWSHSIVLRLDRINEVLGPIDLGVETGELEAEDVERILTALGCELTDNNDRTWKVTVPPYRYRDLEREIDLIEEIARLYGYDNFVDTLPEKTEPGYLSLDQELLRKLRAYLRAEGLTELMHYSLVKPGEDKQIVLANPLFAEYSALRTDLISGLIDAFQYNLEQGNGALNGFEIGRIFWQEEEGLQEAEMLAGIMGGDATLGKWSRGGREQQMTWFEAKGILESVFQQFGLEVEFQPENRDSRLHPGRTASLWVRGNRLGTFGQVHPQLRREKSLPDAVFVFQLSLDTLLNALDNDDLLVPKFKSYSTYPASDRDLAFFAPVKVTVSEIEKVITKAGKGLLDSVEVFDEYRGENVPAGQRSLAFRLIYRVSDRTLTDNEVEPVHDKVRTALVEKFGVSLRS; this is translated from the coding sequence ATGCGTATTTCTTTAAATTGGCTGCGGGAACTAGTAGAGATAAAACTGACTCCAGAAGAACTAGCTGAAACCTTGACAATGGCAGGGTTTGAAGTCGAAGATATAGAAGATCGCCGTACTTGGGCAGATGGCGTTGTCATAGGTAAAGTGCTGGAACGTCAACCGCACCCCAACGCAGATAAACTGAGTGTCTGTACAGTAGATATTGGTGCATCTGAGACTTTAAATATTGTCTGTGGTGCGGCCAATGTTCGCGCAGATATTTATGTACCAGTCGCAACCACAGGTACTTACCTACCCAACATCGACTTAAAAATTAAACCGGCAAAACTCAGAGGTGTACCATCTAACGGGATGATCTGTTCTTTAAAAGAACTGGGTTTACCGACTGATGTAGATGGGATTCATATTTTCACCCCAGAAAATCTCTCCTTGGGTAGTGATGTACGTCCCTTGTTGGGTTTAGATGATGTCATCTTAGATGTCACTGCAACTGCTAACCGTGCTGATGCTTTATCGATGGTGGGTATCGCGAGGGAAGTTGCTGCTTTGACTGGTGGAAAGTTGTCTATTCCCCAACCGGAAGCAGTGACAATTAACAAGAGTGCAGGAAACCTAACTTTAAAAATTTCGGAAACCAAAGCTTGTCCTGCTTACATTGGTACTGTTGTTGAACAGATAAAAATTGCCCCTTCTCCTGAGTGGTTACAACAGCGTTTGCGTTCTGCTGGGGTAAGACCAATTAATAATGTGGTGGATATCACTAATTATGTATTGTTAGAAAGGGGACAACCTCTGCACGCTTTTGATCAGGAAAGATTAAAATCTGTAGCTGGTAGTGAAAATTTAACCATTGGTGTGCGCTTTGCTGAAGCTGGAGAAACTCTGAAAACTTTAGATGGACAAACCCGCACTTTGTCAACCCAGAATTTATTAATTACTGCTAATAATAAAGCTGTGGCTTTAGCAGGAGTAATGGGTGGTGAAGAAACTGAAGTTCATGAAGGTACACAAAGCTTAGTTTTAGAAGCAGCTTTATTTGAATCTGTGGCTATTCGTCGTTCTTCCCGCAGTGTGGGCTTAAGAAGTGAGGCTTCGGGTAGATATGAACGAGGAGTAAATCGCGCAGAATTAGAAATAGCTTGTAACCGCGCTTTATCGTTAATCACTGAATTAGCAGATGGTGTAATTGTCCAACAAGAAATTGCTGATACTCGTCCTGATCCTGCTAACTGGTCTCATTCTATTGTGCTGCGGTTAGATAGAATTAATGAAGTGCTAGGACCCATTGATTTGGGAGTAGAAACAGGAGAACTGGAAGCTGAAGATGTAGAAAGAATTTTGACTGCTTTGGGATGTGAATTAACTGATAATAATGACCGCACTTGGAAGGTGACAGTACCACCTTATCGTTACCGCGATTTAGAACGGGAAATTGATTTAATTGAAGAAATCGCCCGTCTTTATGGTTATGATAATTTCGTTGATACTTTACCAGAAAAAACAGAACCTGGTTATCTATCTTTAGATCAAGAATTGCTGCGGAAGTTACGGGCATATTTGCGGGCTGAAGGTTTAACAGAATTAATGCACTATTCTTTGGTAAAGCCAGGGGAGGATAAACAGATTGTTCTTGCTAACCCTTTATTTGCAGAATATTCAGCGTTGCGAACTGATTTAATTTCTGGATTGATTGATGCTTTTCAATACAATTTAGAACAGGGAAATGGGGCGCTAAATGGTTTTGAAATCGGGCGCATTTTCTGGCAAGAAGAAGAGGGTTTGCAAGAAGCTGAGATGCTGGCTGGTATTATGGGTGGTGATGCTACCCTTGGTAAATGGTCACGGGGTGGACGTGAACAGCAGATGACGTGGTTTGAAGCTAAGGGCATTTTAGAAAGTGTCTTTCAACAATTTGGTTTAGAGGTAGAATTTCAACCAGAAAATCGAGATTCACGTTTACATCCAGGACGTACCGCTTCTTTATGGGTAAGGGGTAATAGGTTGGGAACTTTTGGACAAGTTCACCCCCAACTGCGACGGGAAAAAAGTTTACCAGATGCGGTTTTTGTGTTCCAATTGAGTTTGGATACGCTATTGAATGCGTTGGATAATGATGATTTACTAGTTCCCAAGTTTAAATCCTATTCTACCTATCCAGCTAGTGATAGAGATTTAGCATTTTTCGCACCTGTGAAGGTGACAGTTTCGGAAATTGAAAAAGTGATTACTAAAGCTGGTAAAGGTTTATTAGACTCGGTGGAAGTGTTTGATGAGTACAGAGGTGAAAATGTCCCCGCAGGACAGCGGAGTTTAGCTTTTCGCTTAATTTATCGAGTCAGCGATCGCACTCTCACCGATAATGAAGTTGAACCAGTTCATGATAAAGTGCGTACTGCTTTGGTGGAAAAATTCGGCGTGAGTCTGAGAAGTTAA
- a CDS encoding Uma2 family endonuclease, with protein MSLTVKELEEIQIAYPDYRMELVDGSIIIMSPSGYEPEEVGTEFAALLRNWVRPRKLGRVVGSSAGFKLPNSDLRAPDVSFVRAERLKISTEDYAELVPDLVVEVKSKTDSIDKLRNKIQEFIKLGSQVGILINPKTRTLEVSRHGETVILKDGEILTIPDLLPDFEVVISEIWPPVFE; from the coding sequence ATGTCTTTAACCGTGAAAGAACTAGAAGAAATACAGATAGCATATCCAGACTATCGCATGGAATTAGTTGATGGAAGTATCATTATTATGAGTCCTTCGGGTTATGAACCAGAAGAGGTAGGTACTGAGTTTGCAGCTTTGTTAAGAAACTGGGTTAGACCTCGTAAACTAGGCCGTGTAGTGGGTTCTAGCGCGGGGTTTAAGTTACCAAATTCTGATTTACGTGCGCCCGATGTTTCTTTTGTTCGTGCTGAGAGATTGAAAATATCAACAGAAGATTATGCAGAATTAGTTCCTGATTTGGTAGTGGAAGTAAAATCTAAAACCGATTCTATAGATAAACTGAGAAACAAGATTCAAGAATTTATTAAATTAGGTTCACAAGTAGGAATTTTAATTAATCCTAAAACTAGAACGTTAGAAGTTTCTCGTCATGGTGAAACAGTGATTTTAAAAGATGGTGAGATTTTAACAATTCCTGATTTATTACCTGATTTTGAGGTGGTAATTTCGGAAATTTGGCCTCCTGTTTTTGAGTAG
- a CDS encoding YciI family protein: protein MAKYVMWGSYCEDVLSKREPYRQAHLEGLGKQKESGVLITIGPTKDVTQVFGIYEAEDENTVRQLVEADPYWQNGIWTEYSIKEWIQAF from the coding sequence ATGGCCAAATATGTAATGTGGGGAAGCTACTGCGAAGACGTTTTAAGCAAACGTGAACCCTATCGTCAAGCACACTTAGAAGGATTAGGAAAACAAAAAGAATCAGGTGTGTTGATTACTATTGGACCAACTAAAGATGTGACTCAAGTTTTTGGTATTTACGAAGCGGAAGACGAAAACACTGTTCGTCAATTGGTTGAAGCTGATCCTTATTGGCAAAATGGCATATGGACAGAATACTCTATCAAAGAGTGGATTCAGGCTTTTTAA